One segment of Alistipes finegoldii DSM 17242 DNA contains the following:
- a CDS encoding AMP-binding protein → MTINTLYELARNSVEKFASKVAFSMFEGDDVTYAEVDRRIAKVQEILTGAGLQAGDKVALLSSNMPNWGVCYFAVTSAGMIAVPILPDFSGEELDMIIEHSEARALLVSDKLFTKLSKETIGRLNVVVRTKNLGVIAQQVHAQGSTAVPKPDDLAVIIYTSGTTSKPKGVMLTHSALCAQVGISSSIFPVQPDDVFLSVLPLSHTYECSIGMIYPFSMGAQVVYLDRPPTASALMPALRAVRPSVMLIVPLIIEKIYRLQVLAKFKSTGFWRTLYKIGFMRRYLHRVAGKKLLKLFGGRLRFLGIGGAKLDGDAEKFLLEAKVPYAIGYGLTETAPLLAGAAPSQVRLGSTGPQAPGVELRLENINPDTRQGEIVAHSPSVMLGYFKNPEATKEVFTADGWFRTGDLGEFDKDGWLYIKGRLKNMIVGPGGENIYPEDIETVLNSHVYIADSIVTEQQGRLVALVHFNRDEIESMIDDWREEWTSKKEALEAKTEQLKKEILDFVNAKVNRFSRISEVVEEKDDFVKTPTHKIKRFLYSKKKESGTPGEHPAGRPETK, encoded by the coding sequence ATGACCATCAATACACTTTACGAACTGGCTCGCAACAGCGTGGAAAAGTTCGCGTCGAAAGTCGCATTTTCGATGTTCGAAGGCGACGACGTGACTTACGCCGAGGTGGACCGTCGTATTGCCAAGGTGCAGGAAATCCTTACGGGAGCCGGCCTGCAGGCCGGCGACAAGGTGGCCCTGCTGAGCAGCAACATGCCCAACTGGGGCGTCTGCTACTTTGCCGTCACTTCGGCCGGCATGATCGCCGTGCCGATTCTTCCGGACTTTTCGGGCGAAGAGCTGGACATGATCATCGAGCATTCGGAGGCCCGTGCGCTGCTCGTCTCCGACAAACTTTTCACCAAACTTTCGAAAGAGACCATCGGACGGCTCAACGTCGTGGTCCGCACCAAGAACCTCGGAGTCATCGCCCAGCAGGTCCATGCCCAAGGTTCGACGGCGGTGCCCAAACCCGATGATCTGGCGGTCATCATCTATACTTCGGGAACTACCTCCAAGCCCAAGGGCGTGATGCTGACCCATTCGGCGCTCTGCGCGCAGGTGGGCATTTCGTCGAGCATCTTCCCCGTGCAGCCCGACGACGTATTCCTTTCGGTGCTGCCGCTCTCCCATACGTACGAATGTTCGATCGGCATGATCTATCCCTTCTCGATGGGCGCGCAGGTCGTATATCTGGACCGTCCGCCCACGGCCTCGGCCCTGATGCCGGCGTTGCGCGCGGTGCGTCCCTCGGTGATGCTGATCGTGCCGCTGATCATCGAAAAAATCTACCGCTTGCAGGTGCTCGCCAAATTCAAGTCCACCGGATTCTGGCGCACGCTCTATAAGATCGGCTTCATGCGCCGTTACCTGCACCGCGTCGCGGGCAAGAAACTGCTCAAGCTCTTCGGCGGCCGCCTGCGTTTCCTCGGAATCGGCGGCGCGAAGCTCGACGGAGACGCCGAAAAATTCCTGCTGGAGGCCAAGGTGCCTTACGCCATCGGTTACGGACTTACCGAGACTGCGCCGCTGCTGGCCGGTGCCGCGCCCTCGCAGGTGCGGCTCGGTTCGACCGGTCCGCAGGCTCCGGGCGTCGAACTGCGGCTGGAGAATATCAATCCCGATACCCGTCAGGGCGAGATCGTGGCGCACTCGCCCAGCGTCATGCTCGGCTATTTCAAGAATCCCGAAGCCACGAAGGAGGTATTTACGGCCGACGGCTGGTTCCGGACGGGCGACCTCGGCGAATTCGACAAGGACGGATGGCTCTATATCAAGGGGCGTCTGAAAAACATGATCGTGGGGCCGGGCGGCGAAAATATCTATCCGGAGGACATCGAAACCGTCCTCAATTCGCATGTCTACATCGCCGATTCGATCGTCACCGAACAGCAGGGCCGTCTGGTGGCCCTCGTGCACTTCAACCGCGACGAGATCGAAAGCATGATCGACGACTGGCGCGAGGAGTGGACCTCCAAGAAAGAGGCGTTGGAGGCCAAGACCGAACAGCTTAAAAAAGAGATTCTGGATTTCGTGAATGCCAAGGTCAACCGTTTTTCGCGTATCTCGGAGGTCGTCGAGGAGAAGGACGACTTCGTCAAAACCCCGACGCACAAAATCAAGCGTTTCCTCTACAGCAAGAAGAAGGAGTCCGGAACTCCGGGGGAGCACCCTGCCGGACGGCCCGAAACCAAATAG
- the queG gene encoding tRNA epoxyqueuosine(34) reductase QueG, which produces MLDYQHIKKLAADAGFDLCGLAPCGHMAQNEAWLRAWLGKGYQSSLTYMERNVEKRADPRKLVEGARTAVVCAVSYKNRIGEGYPPGHRTKIASYACTADYHTTIKGMLNGMLEHLKAADPGLGGRAFVDTAPLLEKQLAVEAGLGWIGRQSLLVTPRHGTYVLLGELLLTDEADAYDAPFEGSRCGRCRNCIESCPTGAIVAPKVIDTGRCISCHTIEREPSGGIDLDGWIFGCDRCQSCCPHNQKAPMHANRAFDPVFDPLTMDAAAWMALDETEFEARMGATPLTRSGLARIRGNIKTE; this is translated from the coding sequence ATGCTCGACTATCAGCACATCAAAAAACTTGCCGCCGACGCAGGATTCGATCTCTGCGGCCTTGCGCCCTGCGGCCACATGGCTCAGAACGAGGCGTGGCTCCGGGCGTGGCTGGGCAAGGGGTATCAGTCGTCGCTGACCTACATGGAACGCAATGTCGAGAAACGCGCCGATCCGCGCAAACTCGTCGAAGGGGCGCGTACGGCGGTGGTCTGCGCCGTAAGTTACAAAAACCGCATCGGCGAAGGGTATCCCCCCGGACACCGCACCAAAATCGCCTCCTATGCCTGCACGGCGGACTACCACACGACGATAAAGGGAATGCTGAACGGCATGCTGGAACATCTCAAAGCCGCCGATCCCGGACTCGGCGGCCGGGCGTTCGTCGACACGGCCCCGCTGCTCGAGAAACAGCTCGCCGTAGAGGCCGGACTGGGCTGGATAGGCCGCCAGTCGCTGCTCGTCACGCCCCGCCACGGCACCTATGTCCTGCTGGGCGAGCTGCTCCTGACCGACGAAGCCGACGCCTACGACGCCCCGTTCGAGGGTTCCCGCTGCGGCCGCTGCCGCAACTGCATCGAGAGCTGTCCCACGGGCGCCATCGTCGCCCCGAAGGTGATCGACACGGGCCGCTGCATCTCGTGCCACACCATCGAACGGGAGCCGTCCGGAGGAATCGACCTCGACGGCTGGATTTTCGGCTGCGACCGCTGCCAGAGCTGCTGTCCCCACAACCAGAAGGCGCCGATGCACGCCAATCGGGCGTTCGATCCCGTCTTCGACCCGCTGACGATGGATGCCGCAGCATGGATGGCGTTGGACGAAACGGAGTTCGAAGCCCGCATGGGCGCAACGCCCCTGACCCGCAGCGGTCTGGCGCGCATCCGCGGCAATATCAAAACAGAATAA
- a CDS encoding tetratricopeptide repeat protein has product MKKLLVSVIALLATVSLSAQDLTAVYNEAAAAFGNKDFAGAAAKFEEVIDKGMDDETAASLVAIAKTTLPKCYFMLGGSALKTKNYEEALKNFTKSAELSELYGDMNQMAKSNGWVAKIYQIQGGDAFNNKDYATASEIFAKGYAADPDNTGMALNLAMSYCEMAMSSGDMAQYEKGMEVYEAIAAKTHPKYAEDVAKAKEGMALYTNNMVAKMQAANDFDGIIKMADDLLAKNPESALAQNVRLQAYANKKDYAKVIELGQAAADAQTDAADKSLMYYLLGAAYNAKEMKPQAIAAFKQVTDGPAAENAKAALAELSK; this is encoded by the coding sequence ATGAAAAAATTATTGGTATCGGTAATCGCGCTGCTGGCAACGGTGTCGCTTTCGGCGCAGGATCTTACGGCGGTGTATAACGAAGCTGCAGCAGCTTTCGGAAACAAGGACTTCGCGGGAGCCGCCGCAAAATTCGAAGAGGTAATCGACAAGGGCATGGACGACGAGACCGCCGCTTCGCTGGTGGCCATCGCCAAGACCACGCTTCCCAAATGCTACTTCATGCTGGGCGGCAGTGCACTGAAAACCAAGAATTACGAGGAGGCGCTGAAGAATTTCACCAAGTCGGCCGAGCTGTCGGAGCTTTACGGCGATATGAACCAGATGGCCAAATCGAACGGCTGGGTTGCCAAGATTTACCAGATACAGGGCGGCGACGCTTTCAACAACAAGGATTACGCGACCGCTTCGGAGATTTTCGCCAAGGGTTACGCCGCCGACCCCGACAATACGGGCATGGCGCTCAATCTGGCGATGAGCTACTGCGAAATGGCGATGAGCAGCGGCGACATGGCACAGTATGAGAAGGGTATGGAGGTTTACGAGGCCATCGCCGCCAAGACCCATCCCAAATACGCCGAGGATGTAGCCAAGGCCAAGGAGGGCATGGCGCTCTATACCAATAATATGGTTGCCAAGATGCAGGCTGCCAACGATTTCGACGGCATTATCAAGATGGCCGACGACCTGCTGGCCAAGAATCCCGAAAGCGCACTCGCCCAGAACGTTCGTCTGCAGGCTTATGCCAACAAGAAGGACTATGCGAAGGTGATCGAGCTGGGACAGGCCGCTGCCGACGCGCAGACCGACGCTGCCGACAAGAGCCTGATGTACTACCTGCTGGGCGCCGCCTACAACGCCAAGGAGATGAAGCCGCAGGCTATCGCCGCATTCAAGCAGGTGACCGACGGTCCCGCCGCCGAGAATGCCAAGGCAGCCCTCGCGGAGCTTTCGAAATAG
- a CDS encoding nucleoside deaminase has translation MEDQKKNDEKFMRLALNEARKALQLQEVPIGAVVVADGAVVGRGHNLVETLSDPTAHAEMQALTAAASTLGGKYLQGCTLYVTVEPCIMCAGATGWAQVGRVVWGADDPKKGYRRYSETVFHPKTTVVRGVLGEECEELMTSFFAGLRN, from the coding sequence GTGGAAGATCAGAAAAAAAACGATGAAAAATTCATGCGTCTCGCACTAAACGAGGCGCGCAAAGCGTTACAGTTGCAGGAAGTGCCCATCGGCGCGGTGGTCGTGGCCGACGGCGCGGTCGTGGGACGCGGCCATAATCTGGTCGAGACGCTCTCCGATCCTACGGCCCATGCCGAGATGCAGGCGCTGACCGCCGCCGCATCCACCCTCGGCGGCAAATACCTGCAGGGCTGCACGCTGTACGTCACCGTCGAACCGTGCATCATGTGCGCCGGAGCCACAGGCTGGGCGCAGGTGGGCCGCGTGGTGTGGGGCGCCGACGACCCGAAGAAGGGTTACAGACGCTATTCGGAGACGGTGTTCCATCCTAAAACGACGGTGGTGCGGGGCGTGCTCGGCGAAGAATGCGAGGAGTTGATGACCTCTTTTTTCGCAGGTTTGCGCAATTAG
- the aspS gene encoding aspartate--tRNA ligase, with protein sequence MYRTHTCGCLRADDVNRTVTLAGWVQKVRNLGAMTFIDLRDRYGITQIVVEEHSPAEARETACRLGREWVVQVTGRVIERSSKNPKMATGDIEVAAEKVVVLHEAEVPPFTIEETSDGGDDLRMKYRYLDLRRPPLQRNMILRHKMAQEIRRFLDSEGFLEIETPYLVNSTPEGARDFVVPSRMSPNQFYALPQSPQTLKQLLMVAGYDKYFQIVRCFRDEDLRADRQPEFTQIDCEMSFVEQEDVLEIFERWAKHMFKEVMDIELTEPLRRMPWIEAMEKYGSDKPDLRFGMEFADITDLAKGHGFSVFDDAEYVTGFAATGCAVYTRKQIDALTEFVKRQQIGAKGLIWIRVEESGVKSSIDKFYTPDEVRAMADRCGAKAGDMVFILCGKKFKTLTQLCALRLEVAQQLGLRDPKKFAPLWIVDFPLFEWDDETQRYYAMHHPFTSPKLEDVQYIDSDPGRVRANAYDFVCNGTEIGGGSIRIHDSKLQAKMFEVLGFTAEEAQVRFGFLMDAFKFGAPPHGGLAFGFDRLCSLFGGSDSIRDYIAFPKNNAGRDVMLDAPGCIDQSQLDELYLELRKPEE encoded by the coding sequence ATGTACAGAACCCATACGTGCGGCTGTCTGAGAGCCGACGACGTAAACCGAACCGTCACCTTAGCCGGGTGGGTGCAGAAAGTCCGCAACCTCGGCGCCATGACCTTCATCGACCTCAGGGACCGTTACGGAATCACGCAGATCGTGGTCGAGGAACACTCGCCCGCCGAAGCCCGCGAGACGGCCTGCAGGCTGGGCCGCGAATGGGTCGTCCAGGTGACCGGCAGGGTGATCGAGCGTTCGTCGAAGAACCCCAAAATGGCCACGGGCGACATCGAGGTGGCAGCCGAGAAGGTGGTCGTGCTCCATGAGGCTGAAGTTCCTCCCTTCACCATCGAGGAGACGTCGGACGGCGGCGACGACCTGCGCATGAAATACCGCTATCTCGACCTGCGGCGTCCGCCCCTGCAGCGCAACATGATCCTGCGGCACAAGATGGCGCAGGAGATCCGCCGCTTCCTCGATTCGGAGGGCTTCCTCGAAATCGAAACCCCCTATCTGGTCAACTCGACGCCCGAAGGCGCCCGCGACTTCGTGGTTCCCAGCCGCATGAGTCCCAACCAGTTCTATGCCCTGCCCCAGTCGCCGCAGACCCTCAAGCAGCTGCTGATGGTGGCCGGATACGACAAATATTTCCAGATCGTGCGCTGCTTCCGCGACGAGGACCTGCGCGCCGACCGTCAGCCCGAATTCACACAGATCGACTGCGAAATGTCGTTCGTCGAGCAGGAGGACGTGCTGGAGATCTTCGAACGCTGGGCCAAGCACATGTTCAAGGAGGTGATGGACATCGAACTGACCGAACCGCTGCGCCGCATGCCGTGGATCGAGGCGATGGAGAAATACGGTTCGGACAAACCCGACCTGCGCTTCGGCATGGAGTTCGCCGACATCACCGATCTGGCGAAAGGCCACGGTTTTTCGGTTTTCGACGATGCAGAATACGTCACCGGATTCGCCGCAACGGGCTGCGCCGTCTACACGCGCAAGCAGATCGACGCCCTGACGGAGTTCGTCAAGCGCCAGCAGATCGGCGCCAAGGGGCTGATCTGGATCCGCGTCGAGGAGTCCGGCGTGAAATCTTCGATCGACAAGTTCTACACGCCCGACGAGGTCCGCGCGATGGCCGACCGCTGCGGCGCCAAGGCCGGAGACATGGTCTTCATCCTCTGCGGCAAGAAGTTCAAGACGCTGACGCAGCTCTGCGCCCTGCGTCTGGAAGTGGCCCAGCAGCTGGGACTGCGCGACCCGAAAAAGTTCGCGCCGCTCTGGATCGTGGACTTCCCGCTCTTCGAGTGGGACGACGAGACGCAGCGCTATTACGCCATGCACCATCCCTTCACCTCGCCCAAGCTGGAGGACGTACAGTATATAGACAGCGACCCCGGCCGCGTACGCGCCAACGCCTACGACTTCGTCTGCAACGGCACCGAGATCGGCGGCGGTTCGATCCGTATCCACGACTCGAAACTGCAGGCCAAAATGTTCGAGGTGCTGGGCTTCACGGCCGAAGAGGCTCAGGTGCGCTTCGGCTTCCTGATGGACGCCTTCAAGTTCGGCGCGCCCCCTCACGGCGGTCTCGCCTTCGGCTTCGACCGGTTGTGTTCGCTGTTCGGCGGCTCGGATTCGATCCGCGACTACATCGCCTTCCCGAAGAACAACGCCGGCCGCGACGTGATGCTTGACGCACCGGGCTGCATCGACCAGTCGCAGCTCGACGAACTGTATCTGGAGCTGCGGAAGCCGGAGGAGTAA
- a CDS encoding replication-associated recombination protein A, whose translation MSAPLAERLRPKTIDDYIGQEHLVGKNGVFRKFFETGNVPSFILWGPPGVGKTTLAKIVATQLERPFFTLSAVTSGVKDVREVIESAKKQRFFDAKPPLLFIDEIHRFNKSQQDSLLGAVEQGTVTLIGATTENPSFEVISPLLSRCQVYILRPMEDKDLQTLLDRALTTDAELKAREVEVRQTGALFKFSGGDARKLLNILDILAGATDGKLTITDQYVTDCLQQNIALYDKNGEQHYDVISAFIKSVRGSDPNAAIYYLARMLAGGEEPRFLARRLVILASEDIGLANPNALLLANACFDTVHKIGMPEARITLAETTIYLATSPKSNSAYMAINKAMSLVEHDTTNRPVPLHLRNAPTKLMDKAGYGKGYKYAHDFAGNFAEQEFLPDTLAGTKFYEPNTGNATEAKIAERMRELWRDKYK comes from the coding sequence ATGTCAGCACCCTTAGCCGAACGCCTGCGCCCGAAGACCATCGACGATTACATCGGTCAGGAACATCTCGTGGGCAAAAACGGGGTGTTCCGCAAATTCTTCGAGACGGGCAACGTGCCGTCGTTCATCCTGTGGGGGCCTCCGGGCGTGGGCAAGACCACGCTGGCGAAGATCGTCGCCACGCAACTCGAACGCCCCTTCTTCACCCTTTCGGCCGTCACGTCGGGCGTGAAGGACGTGCGCGAGGTGATCGAGTCGGCCAAGAAACAGCGTTTCTTCGACGCCAAGCCGCCGCTGCTGTTCATCGACGAAATCCACCGCTTCAACAAATCGCAGCAGGATTCGCTGCTGGGCGCCGTCGAGCAGGGCACCGTGACGCTGATCGGCGCCACGACCGAAAACCCCTCGTTCGAAGTGATCTCGCCGCTGCTGAGCCGCTGTCAGGTCTACATTCTCCGCCCGATGGAGGACAAGGACCTGCAGACGCTGCTGGACCGTGCGCTCACGACCGACGCGGAACTCAAGGCCCGCGAAGTCGAAGTTCGGCAGACCGGCGCGCTCTTCAAATTCTCAGGCGGCGACGCCCGCAAACTGCTCAATATCCTCGACATCCTCGCCGGGGCGACCGACGGCAAGCTGACCATCACCGACCAGTACGTCACCGACTGTCTCCAGCAGAATATCGCGCTGTACGACAAAAACGGCGAACAGCATTACGACGTCATCTCGGCCTTCATCAAGTCGGTGCGGGGCAGCGACCCCAACGCCGCGATCTACTACCTCGCGCGCATGCTGGCCGGAGGCGAAGAGCCGCGTTTTCTGGCCCGGCGGCTGGTGATTCTCGCTTCGGAGGACATCGGGCTTGCGAACCCCAACGCCCTGCTGCTGGCCAACGCCTGCTTCGACACGGTACACAAGATCGGCATGCCCGAAGCGCGCATCACGCTGGCCGAGACGACGATCTACCTCGCCACCAGCCCCAAGAGCAACTCAGCCTACATGGCGATCAACAAGGCCATGTCGCTGGTCGAACACGACACCACCAACCGCCCCGTGCCGCTGCACCTGCGCAACGCCCCGACCAAGTTGATGGACAAGGCGGGCTACGGCAAAGGCTACAAATACGCCCACGATTTCGCAGGCAACTTCGCCGAGCAGGAGTTCCTGCCCGACACGCTGGCGGGCACCAAATTCTACGAGCCCAACACCGGCAACGCGACCGAAGCGAAAATCGCCGAACGCATGCGCGAACTCTGGCGCGACAAATACAAGTAA
- a CDS encoding metallophosphoesterase family protein, which translates to MKKIGIISDTHGTFDGTLREFLKDVDEIWHAGDIGSLELADAIAAFKPLRAVSGNIDGGLTRRVYPDFLSFECEGVRVLMTHIGGYPRRYDPRAVAKIQSLRPKLFIAGHSHILKVAYDPVYDLLHVNPGAAGEYGFHKVRTAVRLVIDGADMRDMEVGEWPRR; encoded by the coding sequence ATGAAAAAGATCGGCATCATATCCGACACGCACGGCACCTTCGACGGCACGCTGCGGGAATTCCTCAAGGACGTCGATGAAATCTGGCACGCGGGCGACATCGGGTCGCTCGAACTGGCCGACGCCATCGCCGCGTTCAAGCCCCTGCGGGCCGTATCGGGCAACATCGACGGCGGCCTTACGCGCCGCGTATACCCCGATTTCCTCTCGTTCGAATGCGAAGGGGTCCGGGTCCTGATGACCCACATCGGCGGCTACCCGCGCCGCTACGACCCGCGCGCCGTGGCGAAGATCCAGTCCCTGCGCCCGAAACTCTTCATCGCCGGACACTCGCACATCCTCAAAGTCGCCTACGACCCGGTTTACGACCTGCTGCACGTCAATCCCGGCGCCGCCGGAGAGTACGGGTTCCACAAAGTCCGCACCGCCGTGCGGCTGGTCATCGACGGCGCCGACATGCGCGACATGGAGGTCGGCGAATGGCCGCGGAGATAG
- a CDS encoding ATP-dependent Clp protease ATP-binding subunit, translating to MQIKISKTLEAIIARAAFNTTKAGLDHSLKDFLTLELLREEGSLAYQLLSSRLKDWELYQIRLRIEREMLAGQQSTTQSPEEFYRAFTEELRACSGAARSVSTAHALRAIVGDRTTATSRILEMYGVTGTVVDEDLKKFAVGDDFRTEIQVHMLDFNEENKPEEKTSSHLLDKFGVNLTRMAREGKIDPVVGREQEIERVVQILSRRKKNNPILIGEAGVGKSAIVEGLALRIASGEVPYTIADKTLFSLDVSSLVAGTKFRGEFEERMQQLLDELRKAKDTIIFIDEIHTIVGAGSTQGSLDTANILKPALARGELQTIGATTLDEYRENIESDSALERRFQKVVVEPTTPDQTLQILRNIAPHYERHHKVRYTEEALQACVTLTGRYITDRFFPDKAIDVMDEAGSRIHLQSAREPAELREMETALTDAQRERREAVEALVYEKAASARMREIALRSKLGETRAEWQRSLETNPVEVTAEHIQQVITSITGIPAERISGGEMTRLQMLYDHLARRVVGQQEAVERIARTIRRSRAGLKDENRPIGVFLFVGPTGVGKTLLAKEVSKWLFDEHRGLIRIDMSEYGEKHNVARLIGSPPGYVGYGEGGQLTEAVRRQPYSVVLFDEIEKAHPEVFNSMLQIFDEGHLTDGSGRRVDFRNTIIIMTSNVGSRNVVQKSVQVGYSTVSKSATAVAAPQCEYRKALEQTFAPEFLNRIDDIVLFRTLELSDVERIIELELQGLFEHTRRLGYKVKITDGAKRRLAAMGYESRYGVRSLKRTLMDNVEEPLSTLIIDGKLHEGDTVVVESGKPHGVRIRVA from the coding sequence ATGCAAATCAAGATCTCGAAGACGCTCGAGGCTATTATAGCCCGGGCGGCATTTAATACGACCAAGGCCGGTCTCGACCACTCGCTCAAAGACTTTCTCACGCTGGAACTGCTCCGCGAGGAGGGATCGCTCGCCTACCAGCTTTTATCCTCCCGTCTCAAGGACTGGGAACTCTACCAGATACGCCTGCGCATCGAACGCGAAATGCTCGCCGGGCAGCAGAGCACGACCCAATCCCCCGAAGAGTTCTACCGTGCCTTCACCGAAGAGCTGCGGGCCTGTTCGGGCGCCGCACGGAGCGTTTCGACGGCCCACGCGCTGCGGGCCATCGTCGGCGACCGCACGACGGCAACTTCGCGCATACTGGAAATGTACGGCGTAACGGGTACGGTGGTGGACGAAGACCTCAAGAAGTTCGCCGTGGGCGACGACTTCCGCACCGAAATTCAGGTGCACATGCTCGACTTCAACGAAGAGAACAAACCCGAAGAGAAAACCTCGTCACACCTGCTCGACAAATTCGGCGTGAACCTCACGCGCATGGCCCGCGAGGGCAAAATCGACCCCGTCGTGGGGCGCGAGCAGGAGATCGAGCGCGTAGTCCAGATACTCTCGCGCCGCAAGAAGAACAATCCGATCCTGATCGGCGAAGCGGGCGTGGGCAAGAGCGCCATCGTCGAGGGACTGGCCCTGCGCATCGCAAGCGGCGAAGTGCCCTACACCATCGCCGACAAAACGCTCTTCTCGCTCGACGTCTCGTCGCTGGTGGCCGGCACGAAATTCCGCGGCGAATTCGAGGAGCGCATGCAGCAGCTGCTCGACGAACTGCGCAAGGCGAAGGATACGATCATCTTCATCGACGAGATACACACCATCGTGGGCGCAGGTTCGACGCAGGGCAGTCTCGACACGGCCAACATCCTCAAGCCGGCGCTGGCGCGCGGCGAGCTGCAGACCATCGGCGCCACCACGCTCGACGAGTACCGCGAGAACATCGAGAGCGATTCGGCCCTCGAACGCCGCTTCCAGAAGGTCGTGGTGGAGCCTACCACGCCCGACCAGACGCTCCAGATCCTGCGCAACATCGCGCCCCACTACGAACGCCATCACAAGGTGCGTTATACGGAAGAGGCCCTGCAGGCGTGCGTGACCCTCACGGGCCGCTATATCACCGACCGCTTCTTCCCCGACAAGGCCATCGACGTCATGGACGAAGCTGGCTCGCGCATACACCTGCAGTCGGCGCGCGAACCGGCCGAGCTGCGCGAAATGGAGACGGCGCTCACCGACGCGCAGCGCGAACGCCGCGAAGCGGTCGAAGCGCTGGTCTACGAAAAAGCCGCCTCGGCGCGGATGCGCGAAATCGCGCTCCGCTCCAAACTGGGCGAAACCCGTGCCGAATGGCAGCGGTCGCTGGAGACCAACCCCGTAGAGGTCACTGCGGAACACATCCAGCAGGTCATCACCTCGATCACGGGTATTCCCGCCGAACGGATATCGGGCGGCGAGATGACGCGCCTGCAGATGCTCTACGACCACCTCGCACGCCGCGTCGTGGGACAGCAGGAGGCCGTGGAGAGGATCGCCCGCACAATCCGCCGCTCGCGCGCCGGACTCAAGGACGAAAACCGCCCGATCGGCGTCTTCCTCTTCGTGGGTCCTACGGGCGTGGGCAAGACCCTGCTGGCCAAGGAGGTCTCGAAGTGGCTGTTCGACGAGCACCGGGGCCTGATCCGCATCGACATGAGCGAATACGGCGAGAAGCACAATGTCGCGCGTCTGATCGGATCGCCTCCGGGATACGTCGGTTACGGCGAGGGCGGCCAGCTCACCGAAGCGGTCCGCCGCCAGCCCTACTCCGTGGTGCTGTTCGACGAGATCGAGAAGGCGCACCCCGAAGTCTTCAACTCCATGCTGCAGATCTTCGACGAGGGACACCTCACCGACGGTTCGGGCCGCAGGGTGGACTTCCGCAACACGATCATCATCATGACCTCGAACGTCGGGTCGCGCAACGTGGTCCAGAAATCGGTGCAGGTGGGTTACAGCACCGTCTCGAAGAGCGCCACGGCGGTCGCCGCCCCGCAGTGCGAGTACCGCAAAGCCCTCGAACAGACCTTTGCGCCGGAGTTCCTCAACCGCATCGACGACATCGTGCTGTTCCGCACGCTGGAGCTCTCCGACGTGGAGCGGATCATCGAGCTGGAGCTGCAGGGACTCTTCGAGCACACGCGCCGGCTGGGCTACAAGGTGAAGATCACCGACGGAGCCAAACGCCGTCTGGCAGCCATGGGCTACGAATCGCGCTATGGCGTACGTTCGCTCAAGCGCACACTGATGGACAACGTCGAGGAACCGCTCTCGACCCTGATTATCGACGGCAAGTTGCACGAAGGCGACACGGTCGTCGTCGAATCGGGCAAGCCGCACGGCGTCCGGATACGCGTGGCATGA